DNA from Asanoa sp. WMMD1127:
TTGCGGCACGGCCGGCTGGCGGCGTGGAACCCGTACGTCGGCGGTGGCGGGACCCTCGGCGCGGTGCCCAACTTCGCGGTCCTCTCGCCGCTGACCGTGCCCTACTACGTGTTGCCGGCGTCGATGGCACCGGCCTTCGTCAAGCTGCTGGAGATCCTGGTCGCGGCCGGCGGGGCCTACCTGTTCCTGCGCCGGCTGCGGCTCGGCCGGGCGGCGGCGCTGCTCGGCGGCCTGGCCTTCACGTCCAGCGGGTTCATGATCGCGTGGACCAACTGGCCGCAGACCCGCGTGGCCGCGTTCATCCCGGCCGTCTTCTGGGCCACCGAGCGGCTGGCCGAGCACCGCCGGGTCCGCGACGGCGCACTGCTCGCGGTGGCGCTGGCCGCCATGCTGTTCGGTGGCTTCCCCGCGGTCACCGGCTACACGGTGCTGACCGCGGGCGGTTACCTGCTCGTCCGCGCCATCGCCCGCGGCCGCCCGCTCGCCCCGCTCCTGGCCGGCGCCGGCGCCCTGGTCGGCGCCGTGATGATCACCGCCATCCAGCTGCTGCCGTTCGTGGCGGCCATGCGGCACGCCCGGCTCAGCGGCCGGGGCCAGACCGGCGCCGACCACCTCGACCCGACCGCGCTGATCACCGCGTGGGCGCCGTGGTCGCTGGGCCGCGTCAACACCTTCCCGCTGCGGGACAACGCCGTCGAGTTACTCTCCTACGTGGGCGCCGCCGGGTTGGTGCTGTTCCTGCTGGCGGTGGCGCTGCCGGCCGCCGGGCGGGCGTTCCTGCCCCGCGGCGTCTGGGCCTTCTTCGTCGCGGCCACGGCCGGCTGGGCCGTGCTGATCTACCTGGGCGGCCTGCCGCTCGAGGCGGTGCAGCAGCTGCCGGTGCTGTTCGCCGACAACTTCGTCGGCCGCGCCCGCAGCGTCCTGGGCTTCCTGATCGCGGTGCTGATCGCGGTCGGCTTCGAGATCGCCCTGCGCTGGGTCGGCGCCGTGCTGGACGGTCCCGAGGCCCGGCCGGCCCCGGTGCGCGGGCGGAGCCGGGTGTGGGCGATCGGCGTCGCGGGCGCCGGCCTGGTCGGGCTCGCGGTGACGACCCTGCGCGGCTTCCTCGTGGTGGACGGGCCCGACAGCGTGGTCGGGCCGGGCTGGTTCGCGGTCCGGGTCGGTGCGGGGCTGGCGATCATCGCGCTCACCGTGCTGGCCGTGGCGGTGCTGTGGCGCTCCGGGGCCAAGACGGCCCGACCGAGGTTGGCTGTGGCGGCCGCGGCCGTGGTGCCCGCGCTGCTGCTGGTGCAGGCGCTGGCCACGGTCTACGCGTACTGGCCGCGGGTCGACCGCGACACCTGGTATCCGCGTACCGACGTGCACCAGTTCCTGAGCGCGAACCTCGGACACGACCGGTTCGCCGCGGCCGAGGGCGGCATGTATCCCGGCGCCGACAGCGCGGCCAGGCTCCGCTCGCTGACCGGCGAGGCGTTCTTCGACCTCCGCTTCGCGGAGACGATCCGCGGCCTGCCCGGCGAGAAGTTCTCCAGCACGCTGCTGCGCCTGCCGGCCACCGCCGACGTCGCGCGCAGCGCGCTGCTCGACCGCCTCTCGGTGCGCTACCTCGTGACCACGCCGTGGGAGAAGCCGTTCGGCCCGGAAACGGCCGAGGCGGGCGACGGCCGCACGGTCACCATCCGGCCCGGCGAGCCGCGCACTGTCCGACTGACCGCCCGCGGGCCCATCCGCGGCGTCGCGGTCACGCCGGCGGAGGCCGGGACGAAGACGACCCGGCTCTCGGTGAGCCTGCGCGACGCCGCCGGCGCCGAGGTGGCCAAGGGTGGTCGCCCGCTGCTGGAGAAGGCCGGGACACCGGCGTACGTGGCCGTGGCCGGCGACCGGGTCCCGGCGGGCGCCGCGCTGACCGCCATGATCACGGTCGAGGGCGGCCCGGTCAGGGTGGCCGCGGTCGGGGACCGGCCCGCCGTGTCGACGGTCGCGGCGGCCGACGACGGCCTGCGGATCGCCTATGCCGGGAACTCGACCGTCTGGGAGCGGACGACCGTGCTGCCCCGGATCCGGTGGGCGAGCGAGGTCCACGTGGGCGAGGGGCCGGGACCGCGGGTGCGGGCGATGCGCGACGGCGGGCTGCGGCCGGACCAGGTCGTGCTGGACGCGCCGCCGGCGAGCCCGGTCGACGGCCGGCCGGCCACCGTCACCGTGCTCGAGGACGGCACCGACGACATCGCCGCCCGGGTCGACGCGCAGGGCGCGGGCTACCTGGTCGTGGCCGACCCGCTGCAGCACGGCTGGGGCGTCACGGTCG
Protein-coding regions in this window:
- a CDS encoding YfhO family protein → MTTSTAARDTARDPAGEAPPRPRRGRLVERVALGAVLAFALLGIGTPLLGLTTFANTDLLVNNSPYVGAGLAQPQIENNIANDVVASVLPGTSLFADELRHGRLAAWNPYVGGGGTLGAVPNFAVLSPLTVPYYVLPASMAPAFVKLLEILVAAGGAYLFLRRLRLGRAAALLGGLAFTSSGFMIAWTNWPQTRVAAFIPAVFWATERLAEHRRVRDGALLAVALAAMLFGGFPAVTGYTVLTAGGYLLVRAIARGRPLAPLLAGAGALVGAVMITAIQLLPFVAAMRHARLSGRGQTGADHLDPTALITAWAPWSLGRVNTFPLRDNAVELLSYVGAAGLVLFLLAVALPAAGRAFLPRGVWAFFVAATAGWAVLIYLGGLPLEAVQQLPVLFADNFVGRARSVLGFLIAVLIAVGFEIALRWVGAVLDGPEARPAPVRGRSRVWAIGVAGAGLVGLAVTTLRGFLVVDGPDSVVGPGWFAVRVGAGLAIIALTVLAVAVLWRSGAKTARPRLAVAAAAVVPALLLVQALATVYAYWPRVDRDTWYPRTDVHQFLSANLGHDRFAAAEGGMYPGADSAARLRSLTGEAFFDLRFAETIRGLPGEKFSSTLLRLPATADVARSALLDRLSVRYLVTTPWEKPFGPETAEAGDGRTVTIRPGEPRTVRLTARGPIRGVAVTPAEAGTKTTRLSVSLRDAAGAEVAKGGRPLLEKAGTPAYVAVAGDRVPAGAALTAMITVEGGPVRVAAVGDRPAVSTVAAADDGLRIAYAGNSTVWERTTVLPRIRWASEVHVGEGPGPRVRAMRDGGLRPDQVVLDAPPASPVDGRPATVTVLEDGTDDIAARVDAQGAGYLVVADPLQHGWGVTVDGKAATLIPADNGLVAVAVPAGSHTVRLAYRMPMHNAGAWISGAALIGLLGIAAGVVVRRRRPTA